The following proteins are encoded in a genomic region of Ostrea edulis chromosome 7, xbOstEdul1.1, whole genome shotgun sequence:
- the LOC130048688 gene encoding xylosyltransferase oxt-like — protein sequence MTVELCRTFCEERNDKYYGLQQGRWCYCGDRTPENRELDGSCSYKCGGNQDQYCGGQHTQSFYVNRNYSNGYLGCFNDEADSMFNVKNTSSTSMTVEKCKEFCQKEDVPFYGLLAGIECVCRNSPLPSVNKSDEDCRIKCSGYEKDFCGGDGMIGFHKNSYYEKGYLGCFRSRFNGKSLHDNAMTVELCRTFCEERNDKYYGLQVVL from the exons ATGACTGTGGAACTGTGTAGAACGTTTTGTGAAGAGCGGAATGATAAATATTATGGATTACAG CAAGGGAGGTGGTGCTATTGTGGAGATCGTACACCCGAAAATAGAGAGCTAGATGGGAGTTGTTCTTATAAATGCGGAGGAAACCAAGATCAGTATTGTGGTGGACAGCATACGCAAAGCTTCTATGTAAACCGCAACTACAGTAATG GATATCTTGGGTGCTTCAATGACGAGGCTGATTCAATGTTCAATGTGAAAAACACTTCATCGACATCCATGACTGTGGAAAAATGTAAAGAATTTTGTCAGAAGGAAGATGTCCCATTCTATGGActacta gcAGGCATTGAATGTGTCTGTAGAAATTCACCGCTGCCGAGCGTCAATAAGTCAGACGAAGACTGTCGAATCAAATGTAGTGGGTACGAGAAGGATTTTTGTGGAGGAGACGGGATGATTGGTTTTCATAAGAATTCTTATTATGAAAAGG GTTACCTAGGTTGTTTCCGATCACGGTTCAACGGTAAATCCTTACACGACAATGCAATGACTGTGGAACTGTGTAGAACGTTTTGTGAAGAGCGGAATGATAAATATTATGGATTACAGGTAGTTCTCTAG